DNA from Arthrobacter sp. SLBN-112:
CTGACCATCAAGTTCGGTGGCCTCGTGGCGCTGGACAACATCAGCTTCAACATCAAGCGGGGCGAGATCCTGGGGCTGATCGGCCCCAACGGCGCCGGCAAGACCACCTGCTTCAACGCGATGACGGGCGTCTACAAGCCCACCAGCGGCAAGGTAGTGCTGGAGGGCCAGGTCCTGAACGGCATCAAGCAGCACAAGATCACCCGCCTGGGCCTGTCACGCACCTTCCAGAACATCCGGTTGTTTGGCGAAATGACGGCCCTCGAGAACGTTGTGGTGGGCCTGGACGCGCGGCACAGGACCAGCGTTGGCGGGGCGCTGCTGCGCCTGCCCACGCACATCCGGGAGGAGAAGTCAGCCATCGAGCGGGGCATGGCCCTGCTGGACTTCGTCGGCATCGGCAGCCACGCGCACGTCCTGTCCCGGCAGTTGCCGTACGGCTATCAGCGCCGCCTTGAGATCGCCCGGGCCCTGGCCACCGATCCCAAGGTGCTGTGCCTGGACGAGCCTGCGGCCGGCTTCAATCCTGCCGAGAAGGAGGAACTGATGGCCCTCATCCGCACCATCAGGGATGAGGGCTACACGGTGTTGCTGATTGAGCACGATATGAAGCTCGTGATGGGCGTGACGGACCGGATCGTCGTGCTGGAATTCGGGAAGAAGATCGCGGATGGGCTGCCCCGCGAGATCCGCGAAGACCCGCGCGTTATTGCCGCCTACCTAGGAGAGCCCGAAGATGACGTTGCTTGAACTTA
Protein-coding regions in this window:
- a CDS encoding ABC transporter ATP-binding protein gives rise to the protein MSSEERHGSSSSVDEQPAVDGSAAVAPEIDIEALAEAGVDQELAEKVAPDRDIAVKVGDNIVEVQNLTIKFGGLVALDNISFNIKRGEILGLIGPNGAGKTTCFNAMTGVYKPTSGKVVLEGQVLNGIKQHKITRLGLSRTFQNIRLFGEMTALENVVVGLDARHRTSVGGALLRLPTHIREEKSAIERGMALLDFVGIGSHAHVLSRQLPYGYQRRLEIARALATDPKVLCLDEPAAGFNPAEKEELMALIRTIRDEGYTVLLIEHDMKLVMGVTDRIVVLEFGKKIADGLPREIREDPRVIAAYLGEPEDDVA